Proteins encoded together in one Gadus chalcogrammus isolate NIFS_2021 chromosome 18, NIFS_Gcha_1.0, whole genome shotgun sequence window:
- the LOC130371528 gene encoding B-cell antigen receptor complex-associated protein beta chain-like isoform X1 yields MLWLLVGLCGLALVNLSAPLPQAAITQKPRFYGVMERRRAIIYCEYPLDPLDPPLLVDWFWAKDSDSVARAPMRPTGKVAIKGKTERKHAFLFLKDVSPSNSGVYYCQVNGTWGAGTGLQVMPALNVSKAEKRSKMKDAFIILQTLMLAICAAAPLVQRYILVKKEDVIYEDPQQDHTYEGLVVETCEGALYEDISAYAQTGGPEAPWED; encoded by the exons ATGCTCTGGCTCCTGGTTGGACTTTGCGGACTGGCTTTGGTCAACCTATCAG cccccctcccccaggccgcTATTACCCAGAAGCCTCGGTTCTACGGCGTGATGGAGAGACGCAGAGCGATCATCTACTGCGAGTATCCGCTGGATCCGCTGGATCCGCCCCTGCTGGTGGACTGGTTCTGGGCCAAGGATTCAGACTCGGTGGCCCGGGCGCCGATGAGGCCAACCGGCAAAGTGGCCATAAAGGGGAAGACGGAGCGGAAACACGCCTTTCTTTTCCTCAAGGACGTGAGCCCCTCGAACAGCGGCGTCTACTACTGCCAGGTCAACGGCACCTGGGGAGCCGGGACCGGCCTGCAGGTCATGC CTGCTCTCAACGTCTCCAAGGCGGAGAAGAGGAGCAAGATGAAAGATGCGTTCATCATCCTGCAGACCTTGATGTTGGCGATCTGCGCCGCTGCGCCGCTGGTGCAGAGATACATTCTA GTTAAAAAAGAAGATGTCATTTATGAGGATCCACAACAAGACCATACTTATGAG GGCCTGGTGGTGGAGACGTGTGAGGGGGCGCTCTACGAGGACATCTCGGCCTACGCCCAGACAGGGGGGCCCGAGGCCCCCTGGGAAGACTGA
- the LOC130371528 gene encoding uncharacterized protein LOC130371528 isoform X2 yields the protein MLWLLVGLCGLALVNLSAPLPQAAITQKPRFYGVMERRRAIIYCEYPLDPLDPPLLVDWFWAKDSDSVARAPMRPTGKVAIKGKTERKHAFLFLKDVSPSNSGVYYCQVNGTWGAGTGLQVMRCGTVRKGAVRIAFPPPKVGVTRTEPYSFCPRLQYSSVGVLRRLKGCRKIRATHPLR from the exons ATGCTCTGGCTCCTGGTTGGACTTTGCGGACTGGCTTTGGTCAACCTATCAG cccccctcccccaggccgcTATTACCCAGAAGCCTCGGTTCTACGGCGTGATGGAGAGACGCAGAGCGATCATCTACTGCGAGTATCCGCTGGATCCGCTGGATCCGCCCCTGCTGGTGGACTGGTTCTGGGCCAAGGATTCAGACTCGGTGGCCCGGGCGCCGATGAGGCCAACCGGCAAAGTGGCCATAAAGGGGAAGACGGAGCGGAAACACGCCTTTCTTTTCCTCAAGGACGTGAGCCCCTCGAACAGCGGCGTCTACTACTGCCAGGTCAACGGCACCTGGGGAGCCGGGACCGGCCTGCAGGTCATGC ggtgcggtacggttcgcaaaggtgcggtacggattgcgtttccaccgccaaaagtgggcgtgacccggactgagccgtactcgttttgccctcgtcttcagtactcctccgttggggtactgagacgactgaaagggtgccgaaaaattcgagctacacaccccctccgttga